The nucleotide window GCCATTTCGCTCCAGCACAAAGGTTGGAAACCCTTGTCGACCCGTGCGGGTTAGCCACTGTCGACTGGCCGAAGTGTGGGCTGCGGTCTGCGCGCCCTGGTATGCAGCGAACTGTTCAGCAAATGCCTCGGTATCCAGCCCCAGCGATTCAGCTAATTCAATCAGTATTGGGCCATCGGCAATCCGGCGACCCTCTACATAGTGAGCTTTCTGAATCCTGGCCAGCATGACATGAGCTGGTAGACCCATTGCCGCCGCTGCCAATATTGCTGCAATCGGTGGCGCAGAATCCAGTACCGCAGTCCGATCTTTTAACAAACCGTCGAAGTAGGCCGTACCAAAAGGCTGCCCGGTGATGCTGGCAATACGTTGATCATGTTGCATCACGTACTGGCGTAGTGAATCGGTCACTGCTTGGCGATTGGCGCCTGTCATCATACCGCCACCGTGCAGGGTGAGCGTGAGGCCGGGGATGTCGGCCGCTGCGCTCACCAGTGGCGAGGCACCATAGCACCAGCCACACAGTGGATCATAGATATAGTGCAAGGTAGCATAGGGCGCTTGCATCATTCTGCTGGCCATTTCATTTCACCCATAGCCACCTTGGCGCTCAGCTCCAGGCTGGACACGTCTTCCAGTGTTGGGTAGTGCTGTTTCATCGCGGCAATCAGGTCTGCCGAGTTCTTAGCCTTGGCAGCTTCTACCTCGAATGTCTTGATATAGTCGCGGGTAAAGCGGACCGATTCCAATGTGTGAGGCGCACCCTTGGTGAAGTGACCAGGTACCACGACTTCTGGCTTCAGATCTTCGATTTTCTGCAGTGTGGCCAACCAATCCGCACGTGCCTCCTTGGTTTGCGCATCGGCCATCCATACATGGCTATTGCCCACGACTTGCACGCCACCTACTACAGCCT belongs to Chitinivorax sp. B and includes:
- a CDS encoding DsbA family protein, whose product is MQAPYATLHYIYDPLCGWCYGASPLVSAAADIPGLTLTLHGGGMMTGANRQAVTDSLRQYVMQHDQRIASITGQPFGTAYFDGLLKDRTAVLDSAPPIAAILAAAAMGLPAHVMLARIQKAHYVEGRRIADGPILIELAESLGLDTEAFAEQFAAYQGAQTAAHTSASRQWLTRTGRQGFPTFVLERNGQFSVLEPSHYLGQQQAWQAHLTKLIH